In Zonotrichia albicollis isolate bZonAlb1 chromosome 5, bZonAlb1.hap1, whole genome shotgun sequence, the genomic window TGGCAAGTTAATAGATCCTAAAAGGGCAAAAGCGCTGAAAGGGAAGGAGCCACCCAAAAAAGTGTTTGTTGGCGGGCTGAGTCCAGATACTTCTGAAGAACAGATTAAGGAGTACTTTGGTGCTTTTGGCGAGGTATAGTATACTATATAAGAATACCTCCAGTTCTCAAGTGTAGTCTTGCCTCTCTTACGAAAGAATTTGTGAGAAGGGACTTGGTCAAAACTAGAGATAGTTGAATCTATATGTTAATGATTTCATAAAATTGTAATGATCTGATTTATAGCTGTCAAAAGTAGTCTGTAGATTCTGCACTGCCAGATAGTTCTGATGGCATAAAAGGTTGCTTTCAGATTTCATGCATTGTTTGTATTCATTTTGATTTCAGATTGAAAACATTGAACTTCCCATGGACACAAAGACGAATGAAAGGAGAGGCTTCTGTTTTATCACATACACAGATGAAGAGCCAGTAAAGAAGTTACTAGAGAGCAGATACCACCAGATTGGTTCAGGCAAGGTAGGACAACTCTTGTTCTTAGCATGTGAAATCTATCTCTGTAGGCTTCTGTGAAAGAAACTCGCAGAATGCTCTTGGAATTCTTAGTAAGTTAAAGGATTTCTCTCCTTACAGTGTGAAATCAAAGTAGCACAGCCCAAAGAAGTgtacaggcagcagcagcagcagcagaaaggagggaaaagcaatTCTTCTGGTGGACGTGGAGGCGGAAGGGGGCGTGGACGGGGTGAGTATTTTCCGTGGCTCTGTTAATCTAAGTACTTAGCAGACACTCTGGTGTTTATAGATATTCCAAGGTTGCAAGTTGTGTGCAGATCTCATTTAAATCAAATGTGTAAAGTAGCCTGTGGGTAAGTGGTGTTTTGGTGGTTATGGTTGCTTGTTGAAGCTGAGGAATCTCTTCTTGATCTGCTTGCATTCAAGTGATGAAGGGGCAGGGTGGATGTAGGTGCTTCTGTGCACCCTTTGTGGTCAGTGTAGCCAGCACAGTTACACTTTCACTTCAGAAGGATTCACTTAATTGACCCAAGGGCAGGAAACCAGGAGCTGTTTGCTAAGGCGTGGGGTGGCCACTTTGCTGCACCTTCAAATGGATCAGAAGGAATCAGCTGGTACATTGAGGTTAATGCATCTCAGTCCTTGAAGGTCAAGCAGACACAACTCACACCATGCTGTGAGGCTCATCCTGTGGTGTCGCTTGGCGCTCAGGCAATTACCGATCACTCTCATATCCAAGAAGTTAGATGAAGGGGCACAGGAGAGGAGTGAAACAAGTTTTGAAACTTAGTTGCTATGCTTGGTTTCAGGTCAGGGACAAAACTGGAACCAAGGATTTAATAACTATTACGATCAAGGCTATGGGAATTACAATAGCGCTTACAGTGACCAGAGCTACAGTGGCTATGGAGGCTATGACTACTCTGGGTACAACTATCCCAACTACGGATACGGGCCGGGATACACAGATTACAGTGGTAAGTGCCTTTGCCCTCATTCCCGTAACAAGAGCAAGGCTGCTCTTGGTCAGCCCGTGGCTCTGAAGATGGGATCCCTTGgtgtgctgctgtgggggcAGTCTCCCTCTGAGGCTGGTGCTAACGCCTGTGGGTTCTGTTTTTCCCCACATGCTCCCTGCAGGCCAACAGAGCACGTATGGGAAGGCGTCCCGTGGCGGCGGCAACCACCAAAACAACTACCAGCCCTACTAAGGCAGTACCTAGTACGTGACAAACAGGTGTGTACAGGAGCGCACGCTCCACTCCGACCGTGCCTAATCTAATTTAAAGATCAATAGACAAACGAAGAGTAAAAACTTGCCTAGCATGACTTTTCCTTTAATTAAGCTTTTGTTAacttaaaaaatacttttttttttaaaaccagcTTTGCCTACGTGTCTATAGATCTTTAACTTTGTAAAAGTGTGACTTTATCTTCTTTAGTACTTCAGAAAAACATAAGAGTTTTTCTGGTTTGCGTTGTGTACCAGGTGATCTAGAGGAATAATTAAACTTATTAGAAGTATTAACAGGTAAAGTACTGAAATGGGTACAACTTAAGGAAAACAAGAATGTTGTCTTCTAACTCTGACATTATACCTTGTTTGTACCCGCCAGCGGGAACTTCATTGCAGGCCGTGTGTCACCCTGACCACGTCTATCTCTGGGGTCGCACGTTGCAGGCAGAGCGCAAGGCATACACCAGAAAACGCTGTCCTGTGGTATGGTCTCTTCCAACTTCATGTACCAGCGTAAAGATTAAAGTGGAAAACTTCAGACTTtggcttctttttttaatctttttttggAGATTAAGTGTCTTTAACTTAAATGGTTTTTTACAGGAGTTAAAGTACATAAATGCCTTTACAGCTTAATCATTTGGTCTTCTGTTTAGTGTTGTATTTCAATTGTGGAACCTCATTTTAAATGTGCATTCTTTAAGATTTTAAtgcttgcttttttctttttatagctAATAGTGAAATCTGCAAACCAAAACGAACTTTTAAATCTGGATAAACATTAAAGATCATATGCATATGGACTGTCTGAACTAAAGTGACCTGACTTGTGTTGCACATAAGTCATTTAGTTGTATAAGCAATAATCAGAAAGCCTTTTGGCAGTGTTTCCAATGGAAAAGAAAGTGATCCAGAGCCTGCTTGCTTGTCTAAATTGGATGGTTGCTGTTTTGGAGCAGCATCCTACATGGGCTGGATATTTGGGAAAGTAAATTACTAATGGGTAACTAAACAAACCTCTTGTGTTACCATAATAAATATGCATATGATCTTTAACAGTGAAGAAAGGAATATATAGAAGACTTAAAGCAGTTCATGAAAATGGACCTTTTAACAATCCTGTAGTAACTGCCACAGATCTGACATGCATTTTGTCTTGATTTTTTAGGTAGAGATACTGCGACAAAAAGCCATCTTGCAACGCATCGCGAGTGAATGGAGGGTGGTCTTCGTGAGAGGAAATGACTATTTTGTAAAAGACTTTTAGTGAATGACACAACTGTGTCCAACTGTACATAGCGGGCCGACTAGTTTTCTTTTATggtttttactttctttttgcCATTCATGTTATGACACAATGTGGACTTGTGTTTATACAAACTTTATTTGTATAATTTCATGTTAAAAGATTCTCTAATAAATGCTTACTTAAGTGAGTGTGGAGTCTTACTGTCTCCTTAAAGTAGTGTAACTATAGTTTTACTTGGATAGAAGGCCAGATCTCTCTGGAGATCAAGATTACTGTGAGAACAGGTCTATACACCCCCTTCTTCCTCTTTGGAATTGGCATCActgcagcagcaaggagagAGTGGTCTGTGGCACAATGCTGCCAGTTTTGTGCATCTCAGGAGGCATCTAGAACTACAGCAGCACCTTTTCAATGCTGATGGCACTGCTCTAGGAGTTGGAGCTTTTTAAGGCTTCTCAAGCACTTAAAACCTCAAGTATTCTAGAATGTAGCTTAGTTACTTTCCCACACCCCTTCTATTCCAATTCCAAGCATGAGATTACAAGTTCTTGAACTTCAGGATCAGCAACTATTTTCTGTACAAGTTGGATGCTGTACTGGATCTTCTCACCTTCAGAGAACAGGTTTCCCATCTAGTGCACACTAGCGAGCAACAACTAAAAGCCTGAATGCTGGAGAAGGAACACTGCATTAGCCCAGCACATTTCTGGATTAGAGTGGTTGGGATGGGTAAAGGAGCATGTTTTGTCTGAGGCAAAAGGATTGCAGCAGTCTGCCTGAAGATTTGATGTTTCTCAGCACAAATACCTAGTCAAGCATCAAAATAAACCTTGCTTGTTAAAACTCACTGATGTCACTGACTTATAAACTGAAGAATCAGCAAGGAGCCACAGCAGTGTATAAGTTCATACACTGCATTTGTGAATGTAGCTGGATCCAGCACTGCCCTCCACAGCCGCTGAGGGAGACTTGTGCCACAGGAGCATGGCTTCATTGCTCCAGTGGTTTAACACGCAAAACCGCACTAAGATCCAAGTTTTACTTCAATCTGTGATCCTCCCACTCGGCACTAGTGAAGTGCAGCTGGAGTACCATGTGCAGGTCTGGGCTCAGCACAAGAAAGGCCAGGGGCTCCTGCAGAGGCTCCACTGAAGGGCCACAAAGACGATGGGGGCTGAAGCTTCTCTCTCATGAGGAGAGAGCgtgggagctgggcctgttggTTTGGAGAAGGCTGAAGGGAATCTCACCATGTACATCAATATCTCAAAGGCGGGTGCCAAGA contains:
- the HNRNPDL gene encoding heterogeneous nuclear ribonucleoprotein D-like is translated as MEDATEMSGGQEEFAEGSKINASKNQQDDGKMFIGGLSWDTSKKDLTEYLSRFGEVVDCTIKTDPVTGRSRGFGFVLFKDAASVEKVLELKEHKLDGKLIDPKRAKALKGKEPPKKVFVGGLSPDTSEEQIKEYFGAFGEIENIELPMDTKTNERRGFCFITYTDEEPVKKLLESRYHQIGSGKCEIKVAQPKEVYRQQQQQQKGGKSNSSGGRGGGRGRGRGQGQNWNQGFNNYYDQGYGNYNSAYSDQSYSGYGGYDYSGYNYPNYGYGPGYTDYSGQQSTYGKASRGGGNHQNNYQPY